CGGGCTGCTACCGTTGCTGAAAGGTGAGAGCTTGTCCGAGTGGTTTCGCATAGAGGCCAGATCAAAACGCAACGACGTGTGGCTCGGCGTCTGCGGACAAGGTAAGCCGAAGATCATCGGAGATCCCTGGTACATGCCCGACGGTGTCACCAGTGTCTACCCGTTCATCGTGGACTGGCGTCCTGAAGAACTTCCGTTCCCGGTATGGCTTGCTCCCTTCAACGGAGGCAAGAAGTACGGTGACCTGCTGTGGACCGGTGGGATGGCGTTGAAGATTGCCTCCACTCGTTTCATCGAGGCACTTCGCGCCGCTGAGGTCACCGGTTACCGAACCTTCGACGTCGAGGTTCGAGACCACGCCGGCTCGCCTCTCGAGGGGTACACCGGCTTCGCGACCGATCCGTTCCCGGGCTCTGACATTCAGAATATCTATGGCCAGACGGTTCAGAACTATGTTTTCATCGCCACTCAGCGTGTCGTCGAGGCATTGCACGATCACGGAGTTGACCAGCTGGAGATCAGCTCCTACACCCCCGACTGACGTCGAACCCCTCGCGCAGAGGACGAATCGCGCAAGCACAACCTGGTGTCGGAACATACACTAGTCTCAGGCGCCGCGGCCACAAGAGGACGAGACTATCGAATCCATTAGAGACTTGTGCCGATCGGCACGAAATTAGCGATGCTGGATCTCGAAAGAATTGCCGTGACAACGAGTAGCTTTCGGGTCCATTAGTCGGTTCGAAACAATTCTGGCGAACCCTGTCCGCAGGAGGTTCCACTTGCGGCTACTGTGATCTGTGCAGATTTGGTATGAGTTTTTGGAAAAATGACGGCATCTCTGCGGGCTACCCATTCCGAGGGCGCAGCCATGGTCCCCTTGTCAGGGCACGGCTTCTACACTAAGTTTCGTGAATGGGGATCAAATGGCGTAATCAGAGATGTTTTCCGATTCTTGCCTGTACCACCGCTACTTTGCTCGCACTATCCGCGTGCACCGGGGCCCCACAGCAAACGAACGAGTCCAATCTCCCTGTCCCCGCACCCTCATCAAGCGTGTCCACATCGTCACTGGATTCTGAAATTAGTCCGCACGCCAAGGGAACCTCACTTCAATTCGAATGCGTCAATCCCATCAGGACTGGGCTCACAGCAGTCGATCTTGGTGCAGGGCCGGAAAAGCCAGGAGTACCGGAAGTTTTCTACATCAACACAGCCTCCACCGGAATAGACGCAAACCAGTGGGGCGCCGGCGTTACCTCTGACGGCCTCCAATTCCAAAAGATGGGCCTCGTCATGAAGGCAGGCACCGCTTTCACGTTAAGCGTGCCCGCAGAAATGCGCGACAGCATGAAGATCGGCTGGTCAAATTCCGGGTATACACTCGCCGACGAATTAGTGATTCCCGGTTGTTCATCCGCACAAGCCAACGCAAACTGGCTTGTCTACCCCGGCGGGTTTTGGCTCAAGGAACCCGGATGCGTTCCCCTCGAGGTAACAACGGACCAAACGACCCAGACCACCTACATCCCAATCGGCAAGACCTGCCCCTGATCGCATGTCCGACCGTCCCAGTAGCCGTTCCACCTGAGGGTGGATGGAAAGGAAGACTCAGCCGTGTTTGGATGAAGCATGGTCATCCAACAGATCCGGCTCATGCGTATCACCGTCGTCATGCTGGCGCTTGGGTCGATCCTGGCCCAAATTTTCATCACGCCGCACGTCGCGAGGTCCTTTGCGGCAGCGTATCCTGAGGTCGCCTACCTAGAGCGCCCGTACACCATCGCCGTCATCGTTGCGATCGCCGGCTTTGAGCTGGCACTGCTGGCGGTCTGGCAAATTCTCTCGATTGTGAAGCGGGGAGCAGCGTTCACCGGGTCACCAATGCGTTGGGTTAATTTTATGACAGTCTGGCTCCTCTTCACCGCAGCGACATTGATCGGCATCATCATGCACGCCACTTTCATTGCAAACATTGGCACCCCCGTTATGCTCTTCGGGCTTCTCGCCTCTATCGCTTTCGGAGCAAGCGCACTGGTCTTGAGGACAGCGGTGAAGCGCGGACTCCTAACCGGTATATTCCAAGACGACCCTGAGCAAGGCACCCCTGCCCCGTAGACCGACGTGCTTCACTCTTTGCGTACGTGATAATTGCGCTGGTTCCGTCAGTATGGTTTCGCCTGTACCGGTCTTGGTTCGGCTTGCGATATCCGGGGGCTAAGTTACGTGGTGCTTGAGTGGGCATGATTCCAAGTCTCAGCGTTCCTTGATGCCATAATGTGCTCTGCCGTCATCAAACCGGTAACCAATGGTAAAGGAAGAATAAATCACGCCATTCTTGAACTGGGTCTTTACCTCCTCGGCGAATGTATCCGCTTCGGCCACGGTGGCGAAGACACCAAGGATGGTGTCGTGTGGGCTCTCATCACGCTGAACGATCCAGACTTTGTGCTCTGACTGCATCTTGGAAGTCTCTCTTACCGGCCTCTGCCCCGCAACAGGTTCCCCTACGGGCTCAGAGCTACCAGGCTAACGACTTCTGATACTCGTGCCGTCGCTTTCTGAAAGCGACAGTTGCATAGCCAACGGTCAATATGACCAGCTGTGATCCTGAATTGCAGAGGTACTGAGGTCAACGGCAGTCGCTAGACACCGGAATTGATGCGAATATTCATATCATCGATTATGATGTGAATATTCGTATCACAGCATCGTCTGTGTCAATGTGGAAGGCTCAAAGTGTCGAAACAAATAGCGAAGATCCATTCACCGGCTGATCTAGGGATGGCTTTGCAGCAGGCGAGGCTGGCCGTAGGAATGTCCCAGAGGGAGCTTTCCGCGCGGACAGGCGTCACGCAGAGCGCTATCAGCAATCTGGAGTCCGAGGCCTATACTCTCTACGCGGAAAGGCTTTCTAAGCTCTTGCGCGAATGCGGTGTGACCGTCACCGCGGAGTGGGACGATAGTACTGAAAGTGGAGAACCTCAATGAGACTCCATGTTGAGTTGAGCGGTCAGTTCATTGGGGTGCTGAGCGGTGACGAGCGCACATTCGACTTCACACCGGCACGCACGGCTATCGATCATTTCGGGGTGGGTAGCCGGGCCTTGTCCGTCGCTGTGCCATTGGTCGCGCGGCCAAACAGGGCGCACGCGTCGCGGAGGCGGAGCTTCTTCGAGGAACTCCTCCCGGAAGGAGACCAGCTTGAGTTCATGCTGGCGATGGCCGGGTTGCGCAGGCGCGATGCTTTGGCGTTCTTGGCGCGGTTCGGGCGCGACATCGCGGGCGCGCTTCAAATATGGGACGCTGACAATCCTACGGAGCCACAGACCCCCGAAGCCCGGCCGGTGTCGGAGGAGGACGTGCACGTCCTGCTGACTGAGCGCGCCGCGAACCCGCTCGCTAACTCCGGCGTTCTGGGCAAGACTTCGCTCGCCGGCGTGCAGCCGAAGATTGTTCTTGCCCAGCTGGACGGCGGATGGCACCAAGTCTTCGGCGGGTTCCCGTCGACGCACATCGTGAAGCCGATAGTTTCAAACCGGCCCACGGAAATATTCGATGAAGAGTACGGGGCGCGCTTCACCCGTGCGCTTGGCGTTGCCAACTTTGACACGCATCTTGCAAACTTTGGCGGAACCGATGCGCTCGTTATTCAACGGTTCGACCGTGATCTTGCAGTTCCAGGCGGGAGGGTTCACCAAGAAGACTTCAACCAGGTCCTCGGAGCCGCCGGGAACCAGAAATACCAGGCGTACGGCGGCATCGTGAATCTGAAGCGCATCGCTGAAGTACTGAGAACTCACGGTCAGGCAAACGATATGCGGAAGCTTGCCGTCGTCACAACCCTCGGTGTCGCCATCTCAAACCTCGACATGCACGCGAAGAACCTGGGTCTTCTGCACTATGCCGATGGGCACATTGCATTGGCGCCAGCGTATGACTTTGTACCTCATGGTCTTCGCGAAGGGTTGGATGGGCAGCTGGCCCTCGCTGTGAACAAGAAGTACTTGCACGCGACCGTCACCAAGGACGATCTCGTCCTCGAGTTCAGTTCGTGGGGCATGCGCGGCACTAAAGATATCGTCAACGACACGCTTGAACAGGTGCAAGTCATTGCCGCTAGGGAGGAACCCGTTACTCAGGCGGCGATAGGATTGGCCGAGAATGCTAGTGCGACTGTGCAGCATCTGCTCGACGGACGTGCCGCGGGCGCAATGGAAATGGGCCCGTGACAATCAACGACGAGAGATTTATGCGCTAGCGCCAGCATGCCGTTTCGGACTTACATGCCTCGTTCTGCTTCCCTTGGATCAGGCCTTCAGTCCAGGCCACCAACGTGTTCCGTCCAAGGTTCACCAGTGGACACCACCCCCCCCCACCCCGTTTCGCTGTCTCGTTGTGAACTCCACCTAACCGGGACCGGACCAGCCAGTAGCAGGTTGTGTCAGGTCGTCCATCATGTTGTTCCAGACCAAGCCCTCAGGCCCTGTGGTTGACTGTTGAACAGCAACATTGCTTTGACCACCGTTGTTCTATACTCATAGCGAAGAATGCTTGGGGGCTTCTGAATGTTTGAACCGAAACGAATCGCAACACGAGGCTTCTTCCTGTGGCGTGTCGCTTCCCTGCTGGCCCCGCTATTCGTGGTCCTTGCCTTACTGCTACCACTGACAACCGTTCCAGCGGCAGCCCTTGTGACCCTCACTCTGGTATTGGGTTTCCCCACCTGCAAGTCGATGCTGCAGCAACGTAATTCTCGATGCAGCACGTCCTGGTGGCTCGGGTTATCCGGAGCATCAATTTTGGCCTTACTGGCCAAATGGATGCTGCTGGCGATGCCTTTCCCCCGATATGCAGACTATTTCCCTCCAGAGCATGTGTCGCCTCTGCGCCAAGCAATCCTTGACAACGCGTCAGTGCTTTATTGGGGAGCCAGCTGGGTAGCGGTCATCACCACCATCGCTGCGGTAGTCGTCCTTAGCCGATTGTTCCAAAAAATCCTAGCAATTCATCGGCAGACGGTGCTTGAGACTAGCCATTTATAACCAAAGCCATTGATTGCTACCTGAAATAAAGCTCGAAGCGCACCCTCAAGAACGGATCAACCGTAAACAGTGCCGTAGGCCGTTCCCGTTATGGGTACGTGTTAGCTGTGTAAGCGGCCACTGAAAATGACGCACCCGGATCTGTCACCAGCTATGCCCAACCACTCACGCCCTAGAATCGAATGATGCATCACCTTCTGCGCCTGGATGATTGGACCCCTTCAAACCTGCATGAACTGTTCTACGTGGCTAGAGAATTCGAACAGGGGTGCGGGCCACGCGTAAAAGGCAGCGCCGTGCTCTTCTTTCCGTCGTCCAGTCTTCGCACGCGGGTATCGTTCGAGCGCGGGGCCTTGCTGATGGGGCTACAACCTATAACTCTCCCGCCCGAAACGCTCGACAAGCCGGAGGCACTGGTCGATGTAGCGGGCTATCTTGGGCAGTGGGCGGATATAGTGGTCGCCCGTCATCCCAGCATCGCGCTTCTTGAGGAGATCGCTGCGGCGAACGTCCTTCCGGTGGTGAACGCCATGACCGATGTGAACCACCCATGCGAGGTCTTGTCCGACTTGTATACTCTCTCCGTGACCAGCGATCCATTGGAGCTGCGCTACCTTTTCGTGGGGGCCGATGGGAACATCTCTCGGGCGTGGCAGGAAGCTGCACGTGCCTTTGGGCTCGACCTGGTCCAGTGTTGCCCGCCCGAGTTGTCCAGCCCGGGTGCTGCGTGGAATGGCGACCTCAGGGACGCTTCAAGCCGCGCTGACGTGATCATTACCGACGGCCCTGGCAAACACGCAGAAGCCCTTGCCCCCTATCAGGTGACAGCCGAGGTGTTGCATTGGGCACCCGATGGGGTCCGGCTGGCTCCTTGCCCGCCATTCGTGCGTGGGCGAGAAGTCTCCGCCGATGCAATCGCTAGCGCGTCCTTCGTCGGTCACGGATTCAAGTCGGCCTTGCTGCCGGTACAACAGGCCATCATGTCAATGCTTCTAGACTCGGCTCGTAAATAACCGTTCAAGGTTCGGCTTGCGAGTTGCTAGCTTGTGCGTGGAGTGTCGCTGCACTTCAGTCGACGCGCGTGGCTACACGGTCGCAGAGCGTGACCCACTCACCCTCGGGTTTGAACTCCCAGTGGTGAGTTTGAGTACGACTGTCGTCGCTGAATGTGATCGTTGCTCGTGCCTGTTCGCCGGTGAAGTGCCACGTGTCCCCGTCAACGTCTACCTGATAATTGTTTGCGAATCCGCCATTGTCTATGGTCCACGAGAAATAGCAGCCTCGCTTGGGATCCCAGCCCAGGAAGCTCATCGTGTCAAACGGTCCATTGGCATGCTCATCTTGCACTATAAAAAACCCGCCCGAATACCAGTGAGCGGAGTGAACGCTACGCCACGGTCCACCTTGCCTGTCGGTTCCAAATGCCGTGCCCTCTGCAGTCCAGTCGCCGAGAAAAGCTGTCAGCCTCATGTGCTCATTCGTCATGAGGAGACTCTGGCATATCGACAGGTCCTTCGTCTAGGACTCGATGCGGTGGGCGGACATTTCGTACAATTTGTCCGTTTAGGGTTGCCTAATACGGATCGGTCAGACCTTGACCTTGGTGTGTTCGCCCAGCAAGATCGGACAACCGCACTTCGGGATGTCAGCCCCCAATGCGACAAGGTCCTGGAGTTTGTTTCACATGAGGTCTGGCCGTTTGAAGGCGTATCTAAATTAGCTATCAGTTATCCTTCGGGCGAGGAGGCGTAAGCTAGCGCTTCGACCAGCTGCGGGGCAATAACGTCACGGCATACGTTCTCTATGCCGCGATTATTCCATGAAATCTCTATGCTGAAAGTTTGAAGATTCGCGACCGGAACGGGGTATATAAGGAGAAAGAACCCTTCCCAGATACCCGCGGTAGGCATATAACTCCACCCGCCTGAAGATAGAGGCCCTGGACCCCATTTTTCGAGGAACTCAGTATCATCTTGATACTCGGTGTCGCCCACCAGTTGCCAGCGACACCGCACTGTAAGTGAATCTGGATCTGGGGTCTCGTGCGGCATATTAAACGGCCGGCCAGCGGATAACGTAGCGCCTTGCGCCATAAAATCTTTATCCACTCTGATGGCTGCGTTCATCACGAAGCTCACTTCGTCGTTCGTTGCCGCTAGTCCTCTGAGGCTTATCACCACGTCGGCAGTGTCGACCATTATTGGATCTGATACCGAGACGGGGTATGGAATCCGGATTCTTGGGTGTTCGGAGACTTCCATAGACGAGAGATCCTTAGATCGTTGATGGGGCATCGGAGATATCGAGCCGATGTCGAAATTAGTCTCAACACTAACGTCACCCCTCTGCGTCCGGGTGCCACAATTCGTCCGAGAAATTTTGCCAAGTGACTTAGCGCCATCGACACCACATTAGAAGCCACTATTGATGCCTCCGACGCAACTGACCAAAATCGTAATTCAGGATCCCCTCAGGGTTCGAGATACGGGCCGGCATCAGCCCCGTGACCAGCACAGTCCGACGACATATGCTCGAACCATGGATGACATCATGCGAGTGCGACGGCATATCGACCTCTCGACAGAGGAACTTGATGCGCTGGAGAAGCTTTTCGATAGCGAATACCGGAGCGAGTTCGGCGTATGGAACCCGGATGCACCCTACGGCTATTCGCCCGCAGACACTCACGTGCTGGCGTTTCGCGGTCAAACACTGGCTGCACACGTCGGGTTCCAGCGCCGCTCGATCTCAGTAGGCACCCATGAAGTCATCGTGGCCGGTACGGGAGGTGTCTTGGTCGATGAGCGCTCACGCGGTACTGGTCTCGGTGCACGAGCGATGCGGCTCGCTCAAGAAGTGATGCGAGATGAAGCCGGTGTCGATTTTGGCTTTCTCGGGTGCCGAGAAGAAGTCGTGCCGTTTTACGAGTCGGCGGGGTGGGTTCAGATCCACGCCTCGGAACGGTGTTTATCCCGCCTCGACCAGAGGTCAGTCATCGTGTCCGAGGGCGGACCGAACCTCATCTGTTCCGCCAACCATCACGCGAGTCAGTGCCCGCAAGGTGATATCGATCTTCGGGGTACACCCTGGTGATCGAACCATCCCGTAGAGCGTTCCTCGAATGGATACCCTGAAGTGATCAGGACTATTCTTTGTCCGGCGGGTAGTGATGGAGGATAGGTGCATGGTCAGCGCGGTGAAGGATGAAGGTTGCGTGATTCGAGTTGGGGGCCGATCGCGAGGTGATGTCATGCAATTGCTACACAGCGCAAATTTCTTGCTCAATGTCCACGCCGAGACGCTGCTTGCTCACCCCGCCTTCGACGCACTAGAGAGTCGAAGCTTACGAATCGTGGAAAGAACGGTAGAGGAGCTTGGCTTCGAGAGCGGGGCTACTTGGTCACGGGTCTTCGCCGCTGCGAAGAACCAAGGCCTCGAACTTTGCCCCTTAGTGACGGGCCCCTACCTCCGATTGGCGATGATGGAGCAGGCGGACGCGCCGGACTCCGTCTTGTCTGCAGGCCGCGCCCCGACTGGAGCAATCCACGTCGCTTCCGAGCCGCCGAGCGGGGACGTGGAGTATCCGAAGGGGTTCTACATCCGTGTCGTGGGCGGGCGGGCGTGGCTCAGGGGTTACCGGTGCGATGACACGTATGAGTGTCCGCCAGAACAGCGGTTCGCATTCGTACTGCCAGCTGCCCGACAAAGCGCGAGCTCATTCTCGGGCCACAGGAAGGGGTAGCGATCCCGATGCTGCTTCGCGTTACGGTGGTGGTTCCACAGCGGACAGCAGCACCGATCTCGCCGCCACAGTTGAATTGGGTGGTTCAACTTCCCGGAGCTGGACCGTCATATGGGACATCCTGACAAGGACGAATCGAACTTGGTTTGGTGACGATCAAAGATACGCTGGCCACATGGTCTACAACACTCATCAGCGCGAAATTGCAGCCCCTGCTAGTGAAGTAGGGTCCCTCATTGACTCGCTTGCGAGTAAGAATGATCGGCTGTGGCCCCGAAGCGAGTGGCCAGCAATGCGCTTGAATGGACCGCTTGGCGTGGGCGCAGCGGGAGGACATGGGCCAGTGCGCTACGTTGTGTCTGTATTCGAGCCCGGCAGGCGGATCGAATTTCAGTTCACCGGCCCATCGGGTTTCAATGGGCACCACGGTTTCACTGCAACCAGCCTTACGGACAATTCAACGCTACTCCGGCACGAGCTTTCCGTGTCGCCGAGCGGAGCGGCGAAACTCACCTGGCCAATCTTCTTCAGACCTATGCACGATGCTCTTATCGAAGAAAGTCTTGATCGCGCAGAAAACGAATTTAGTTCCTCACCAGATGCTGCACACCGCCGGTCGCTGTGGACGAAGATACTTAGGGCACCATTCTCCGCACGGATGACCCGCAAGTAGCAAGCCCAGTAGAGGTTCGGCTTACGGGGGCGCTTTGCCACCAATAGAGTGTTGCCGAGCTCAGAATCGGTAACGATCAGTGAGAATAGGGCCATGCCATACGCCAACGACATCGTGACGTTTCACGAACCACCTGTCCCCGAAGGGCAATCACCCTATTCTTGGCGCCGGGGCGTCACTGACTTTCGACATAGTCGACTGGCGTGATGAATGGCCCGGGCAATTCCAATTGCTCGCTAAACAGATCAAGGATGCTCTGGGCTGGCGCGCGCTGGTCATCGAACATGTTGGCTCAACCTCCGTTCCAGGCCTCCCCGCCAAACCGATTATCGACATTGACCTGATCGTCGCCGACCCCAACGATGAGGCGTCATACGTTCCAGCACTTGAACGTGCCGGTTTCGAACTACGGGTTCGGGAACCTTGGTGGTTTGGACATCGCGTCCTGCGCCACTTGGAGCCGCCTTGCAATCTGCACCTCTTTGGCTACGACAGTCCCGAGGTAATTAAGCATCGAATCTTCCGCGACTGGCTTCGCGCCAATCCTGACGATCGTGTTCTCTATTCAGATACCAAGCGCGAGGCGGCAGCTTTGTCTCAGGACGCCGGCGAACATTCCATGCAGTACAACGCCCGCAAGGAACTCGTCATTAGGGAGATTTACCGTAAAGCGTTCATCGCCACAGGTGTACTCAAAGCCTAGGAACGACAGAAAGGGGCGCACCGTTCCACAGACTGTTCCCGCTACGTACAGGCTCTGGGTGACATCCATTGGCAAGGTATGGTGATGACCGCTTGGACCTGCCTTACGATTTATGCCTTTTCTGCGGCGACCCCATTTTGTGCCGGCCAGCAGACCCGAAAGATCGGGGCGGACAAGGAGTGCATAAAAATGCTCTCAACTTGCCCGCCCCATGTTACTGGTGTTGCTCTGGCCCTCTCAAGCTGTCCGAGAACCAGGTGTTACTGATGTTGCTGTGTCCGCCTCCTCCTGCTTGACGGTCCGGTACTGCTGGTGCTGCCCTGGCCGCCTCAAGCTGTCGACGACTAGGAATTACTGGTACTGCTTGTGTTGCTCTGGCCGTCTCAAGCTGTCGACAACCGGATGTTACTGCAACGGTGCTTCCCCCTCTAGAAAAGCAACTACAACCACTGTGGGCGGGGGAACTTCCGTTCTCTTTTTCTTACGAGAAAAAATATAGCCACTCTCTGAAATCTCGTCAAGTCGACTTTGGGAGGTCTGAGTTAAGTCGCCTCTAGGGTTGGCACGGGACCTACCTGATGGCTCGCAATCGCTCAGCAGTAAGTGATCGAAGTCCTCTGCCTTGACGATTGCTCCCGGCCCCTTCCTCATGTCTGAGCTGCTAGTAGCTCCGGCCCTTACGCAGGATTTTCACGGCCCCGGTTCTCCTGCACGACTTGCGTGCCCTGGATGTCTTTCCGGAGACTTTAGCGACTACCGCCCTGGGCGGGGTTCCTTAGCCTTGGTCGGCACTTAACCGCGCTTGTAACAGCATCCTCGATGGCCACGCCGTGAAGACAGGCAGCCAGCCCTTCGCCTCGCTAGACCAGGTCGTATTTGAGGCCAGTCTCATCACGCAGTGCTTCGCATCAGTCCGTTTTCTTCGCCCGCGTACTGCTAGCAGCTCTGGTCTCCCGGACGGCTTCAACCAGCACCTGGGTTGACCGACCCGTTACCACCTCTCCCGCAAAGCGTTCCTGCTTCGGGGATTGTGGGCTTTTCCGAATCCAGAGGACGGGGACGCTGGCAAAGCACACCTACCCCCGCTTTGGGACGGGTCAGGTACCTCCAACTTTGTTTGAGGCAAATGGCTAAAATGAGCTGAATCACGGCTTGATGTTGGCGCGGTTCTGGCAACATTGAGTGTAAGAAATGGGCTTGGATATTGGCAATCCGCCACGGAAAGTTTGGTCGAGACATGCGGGAATGGCTCGGGCAGCACCGGAAGGTCATCATTCCGCTGCTCTTAGTCGTGATGGCTTTGGTATCACTTCTCGCCTACAGGACA
This genomic window from Arthrobacter sp. TMP15 contains:
- a CDS encoding GNAT family N-acetyltransferase, whose product is MDDIMRVRRHIDLSTEELDALEKLFDSEYRSEFGVWNPDAPYGYSPADTHVLAFRGQTLAAHVGFQRRSISVGTHEVIVAGTGGVLVDERSRGTGLGARAMRLAQEVMRDEAGVDFGFLGCREEVVPFYESAGWVQIHASERCLSRLDQRSVIVSEGGPNLICSANHHASQCPQGDIDLRGTPW
- a CDS encoding DUF2975 domain-containing protein, with the protein product MVIQQIRLMRITVVMLALGSILAQIFITPHVARSFAAAYPEVAYLERPYTIAVIVAIAGFELALLAVWQILSIVKRGAAFTGSPMRWVNFMTVWLLFTAATLIGIIMHATFIANIGTPVMLFGLLASIAFGASALVLRTAVKRGLLTGIFQDDPEQGTPAP
- a CDS encoding helix-turn-helix transcriptional regulator; translation: MALQQARLAVGMSQRELSARTGVTQSAISNLESEAYTLYAERLSKLLRECGVTVTAEWDDSTESGEPQ
- a CDS encoding HipA domain-containing protein; protein product: MRLHVELSGQFIGVLSGDERTFDFTPARTAIDHFGVGSRALSVAVPLVARPNRAHASRRRSFFEELLPEGDQLEFMLAMAGLRRRDALAFLARFGRDIAGALQIWDADNPTEPQTPEARPVSEEDVHVLLTERAANPLANSGVLGKTSLAGVQPKIVLAQLDGGWHQVFGGFPSTHIVKPIVSNRPTEIFDEEYGARFTRALGVANFDTHLANFGGTDALVIQRFDRDLAVPGGRVHQEDFNQVLGAAGNQKYQAYGGIVNLKRIAEVLRTHGQANDMRKLAVVTTLGVAISNLDMHAKNLGLLHYADGHIALAPAYDFVPHGLREGLDGQLALAVNKKYLHATVTKDDLVLEFSSWGMRGTKDIVNDTLEQVQVIAAREEPVTQAAIGLAENASATVQHLLDGRAAGAMEMGP
- a CDS encoding ornithine carbamoyltransferase, which codes for MMHHLLRLDDWTPSNLHELFYVAREFEQGCGPRVKGSAVLFFPSSSLRTRVSFERGALLMGLQPITLPPETLDKPEALVDVAGYLGQWADIVVARHPSIALLEEIAAANVLPVVNAMTDVNHPCEVLSDLYTLSVTSDPLELRYLFVGADGNISRAWQEAARAFGLDLVQCCPPELSSPGAAWNGDLRDASSRADVIITDGPGKHAEALAPYQVTAEVLHWAPDGVRLAPCPPFVRGREVSADAIASASFVGHGFKSALLPVQQAIMSMLLDSARK
- a CDS encoding GrpB family protein; the protein is MVDWRDEWPGQFQLLAKQIKDALGWRALVIEHVGSTSVPGLPAKPIIDIDLIVADPNDEASYVPALERAGFELRVREPWWFGHRVLRHLEPPCNLHLFGYDSPEVIKHRIFRDWLRANPDDRVLYSDTKREAAALSQDAGEHSMQYNARKELVIREIYRKAFIATGVLKA
- a CDS encoding DUF1579 family protein gives rise to the protein MTNEHMRLTAFLGDWTAEGTAFGTDRQGGPWRSVHSAHWYSGGFFIVQDEHANGPFDTMSFLGWDPKRGCYFSWTIDNGGFANNYQVDVDGDTWHFTGEQARATITFSDDSRTQTHHWEFKPEGEWVTLCDRVATRVD